Proteins from a single region of Lentimicrobium saccharophilum:
- a CDS encoding BamA/TamA family outer membrane protein, whose product MNQTRRISPFHLPKATEPVHNRMLLYLGRALILLFTGLFLPSMAQVQPDTLKPGQKNNSVNRKGSAGITDSAAYHSRARQISRSRDFYGRLDKRSDTSYFLKNLYPLLFRKPPSGPSEAIINLPSNLPFAGEKGKIIRHISIRKYPAFGPSLFDSLQDKQTRVQQILNKTHFYTRDAVIRRYLMVEEGDALDPVRLADNERVVRDAAVFQDARFLVYATPGNDSVDIVLLVKDVFPFGFDLKVNEPERSRLRFYNRNFLGLGHQPEQWLDIDLKGSPAVILSQGAYRVRNIRSSFTDAYAYWQSTARRKGIGIELSRPFITPETRFGGGLKTEKFNTPYPLNNEEYIKSAGYSLIDVWSGYASIIERPAGAKAERLQAAVTGRYYDLRYSGLPPMVDSGTVRLHSVQRLSGEICLIRSGFYLNNMIYGFGRTEDIPTGYHAGLILGYENSVLAKAPYAALRFSSGTKLNGAGYLFSSFYLGGYRDKDNFSDGLANISINYISGLVKAGTYRFRHFVTADILSGISRTSPLTLSLNRNDITDTYRKYELTGLHRATFRYEIVAFTPWYLLGFRFAGYASGELGMIAPDMKHLLKQAVYPAIGAGIRIRNENLVFSTFQISLVWHPRPINGSRGWIFELEEPDQAGFNRFGISPPDFMEFR is encoded by the coding sequence ATGAATCAAACCCGCCGCATATCACCATTTCATCTGCCAAAGGCAACGGAACCGGTTCACAACCGTATGCTTTTGTATCTGGGCCGGGCACTTATCCTGTTGTTCACCGGCTTATTTCTTCCTTCAATGGCACAGGTGCAACCCGACACCCTGAAACCCGGTCAGAAAAACAACTCAGTGAACCGGAAAGGAAGTGCCGGCATTACCGACAGCGCCGCATACCATAGCCGGGCCAGGCAGATTTCCCGTTCCAGGGACTTTTACGGCCGGCTCGATAAGCGATCCGATACCAGTTATTTTCTGAAGAATCTTTATCCGCTGCTTTTCAGAAAACCACCCTCAGGACCTTCGGAAGCCATCATTAACCTGCCGTCCAACCTTCCGTTCGCCGGCGAAAAGGGTAAAATTATCCGCCATATCAGTATCCGGAAATATCCGGCTTTCGGACCTTCCTTATTCGACAGCCTTCAGGACAAACAAACCCGCGTGCAGCAGATACTGAACAAGACTCATTTTTATACCCGCGATGCAGTGATCAGGCGCTACCTGATGGTTGAAGAAGGAGACGCGCTCGACCCGGTGAGGCTTGCCGACAATGAGAGGGTCGTCCGCGATGCCGCCGTTTTCCAGGATGCGCGCTTCCTGGTTTACGCTACACCCGGCAACGACAGTGTGGACATTGTGTTGCTGGTAAAGGATGTTTTCCCTTTCGGCTTTGACCTGAAGGTGAATGAACCTGAACGAAGCCGGCTGCGCTTTTACAACAGGAACTTCCTGGGGCTGGGACACCAGCCGGAGCAATGGCTGGATATCGACCTGAAGGGTAGTCCGGCAGTCATCCTGAGTCAGGGCGCATACAGGGTGAGAAATATACGGAGTTCCTTCACCGATGCATACGCCTACTGGCAAAGCACAGCCAGGCGCAAAGGCATTGGGATTGAACTTTCCAGGCCATTCATCACGCCCGAAACCAGATTCGGCGGCGGACTGAAAACGGAAAAATTCAATACGCCCTACCCGTTAAATAACGAAGAATACATAAAATCAGCAGGATATTCCCTGATTGATGTCTGGAGCGGATATGCATCCATCATCGAAAGGCCGGCGGGCGCCAAAGCAGAACGATTGCAGGCAGCCGTAACCGGAAGGTATTACGACCTCAGATACTCCGGCCTCCCGCCCATGGTTGACTCAGGCACTGTCAGGCTGCATTCCGTTCAGCGCCTGAGCGGTGAAATATGCCTGATCAGGAGCGGTTTTTACCTGAACAACATGATTTACGGCTTTGGCAGAACCGAAGATATCCCGACAGGATATCATGCCGGACTGATCCTGGGATATGAAAACTCCGTCCTCGCGAAGGCGCCATATGCCGCGCTCAGATTTTCATCCGGAACAAAACTCAATGGAGCTGGATACCTGTTCTCATCGTTTTACCTCGGCGGATATCGGGATAAAGACAACTTCAGTGATGGCCTGGCGAATATTTCAATCAATTATATTTCAGGATTGGTAAAAGCCGGCACATACCGGTTCCGGCATTTTGTAACTGCCGATATTCTTTCGGGAATCAGCCGTACTTCTCCCCTGACCCTGAGCCTGAACAGAAACGATATTACGGACACTTACAGGAAATATGAACTTACCGGGCTTCACCGAGCCACCTTCAGATACGAAATTGTCGCGTTCACTCCCTGGTATCTGCTGGGATTCAGGTTTGCCGGATATGCATCCGGAGAGCTGGGCATGATTGCCCCGGATATGAAACACCTCTTGAAACAAGCCGTATATCCAGCCATAGGAGCAGGGATCAGGATACGGAATGAAAACCTGGTATTTTCCACCTTCCAGATAAGCCTGGTTTGGCATCCGCGCCCCATAAACGGATCCCGGGGCTGGATTTTCGAGCTTGAAGAACCTGATCAGGCCGGATTCAACCGCTTTGGCATCAGCCCGCCTGATTTTATGGAATTTCGCTGA
- the rplS gene encoding 50S ribosomal protein L19, with translation MSKNALVKFVEDTFVQIKEFPGFKAGDTVTVHYKIKEGDKERIQQFQGVVLQRSGSGTSETFTVRKVSGNTGVERIFPVASPFIEKIEVNKRGVVRRARIFYLRELKGKKARIKEKRV, from the coding sequence ATGAGCAAGAACGCATTAGTGAAGTTTGTCGAGGATACCTTCGTTCAGATTAAGGAATTCCCTGGTTTTAAAGCCGGCGATACCGTGACCGTTCACTATAAAATCAAAGAAGGTGATAAGGAAAGGATTCAGCAGTTTCAGGGCGTGGTACTGCAGCGCTCAGGCAGCGGAACCTCGGAAACATTCACCGTTCGCAAGGTTTCAGGCAATACCGGAGTTGAAAGGATTTTCCCCGTTGCATCTCCTTTTATCGAGAAGATCGAGGTAAACAAACGCGGCGTAGTGCGCAGGGCGCGCATCTTCTACCTCCGCGAACTCAAAGGTAAGAAAGCCAGAATCAAAGAAAAAAGGGTTTAG
- a CDS encoding carbon starvation CstA family protein, with protein MISFLLSIAALIAGYFLYGWLVERIFGVDAGRTTPAIIMQDGVDYVPMKWGRIFLIQFLNIAGLGPIFGAVAGAMWGPVAFFWIVFGCIFAGAVHDYFSGMLSVRHGGKSIPEIVGLYLGNGFRQFMRIFTVLLMLLVGAVFVVGPAGILNGMASVGLPFWTGLIFFYYVLATMLPVDKIIGRIYPVFGLSLLFMAVGIFAGLLAGGFKIPEAIPFGFVNMHNEPGKFPVFPMLFITIACGAISGFHSTQSPLMARCITNEKLGRRVFYGAMVAEGVVALIWAAAGMAFFGGPEQLNSVMAAHQGNAAWVVNEISNSLLGKAGGILALLGVVAAPITSGDTAFRSARLIIADFLKYAQGPVKNRLMVTIPLFAAGFVITQIDFAIIWRYMAWSNQTLATIVLWAITIYLVNEKKAFIVTLIPAVFMTAVISVYILVAPEGLQLPLNTGLVTGFLFTFLVLAWFLMYIRRNSVPGMTAAVEIVRPGIRKDQ; from the coding sequence ATGATTAGCTTTCTATTGTCAATTGCCGCATTGATCGCGGGATATTTTCTCTACGGATGGTTGGTTGAAAGAATTTTCGGGGTTGATGCCGGGCGTACCACTCCTGCAATAATTATGCAGGATGGCGTGGATTATGTGCCGATGAAATGGGGGAGGATTTTTCTGATACAGTTTCTGAATATTGCCGGTCTGGGGCCGATTTTTGGGGCGGTTGCCGGTGCCATGTGGGGCCCGGTTGCTTTTTTCTGGATTGTGTTTGGCTGCATTTTTGCTGGCGCAGTGCATGACTATTTCTCCGGTATGCTATCTGTCAGGCATGGCGGTAAAAGCATACCTGAAATTGTAGGCTTGTATCTGGGTAACGGTTTCAGGCAGTTTATGCGGATATTCACGGTATTGCTGATGCTGCTGGTAGGCGCTGTTTTTGTGGTGGGGCCGGCTGGAATACTCAATGGCATGGCATCCGTCGGACTTCCTTTCTGGACCGGCCTGATATTTTTTTATTATGTGCTGGCAACCATGCTGCCTGTGGATAAAATTATCGGAAGGATTTATCCGGTATTCGGGTTGTCGCTGCTGTTTATGGCTGTGGGTATTTTCGCCGGTCTGCTGGCCGGTGGATTTAAAATACCCGAAGCGATTCCGTTTGGCTTTGTCAATATGCACAACGAGCCGGGGAAGTTTCCCGTTTTTCCTATGCTTTTTATCACCATTGCCTGCGGAGCTATTTCCGGTTTCCACTCAACCCAGTCACCGCTGATGGCCAGGTGCATTACCAATGAGAAACTCGGCCGCAGGGTATTCTATGGCGCCATGGTGGCCGAAGGTGTCGTAGCACTCATATGGGCGGCAGCCGGGATGGCCTTTTTCGGAGGGCCGGAGCAACTCAATTCCGTGATGGCGGCGCATCAAGGCAATGCCGCCTGGGTGGTGAATGAAATTTCAAACTCCCTTCTTGGCAAAGCCGGCGGTATCCTGGCCCTGCTCGGGGTGGTGGCTGCGCCCATCACCAGCGGCGATACTGCTTTCAGAAGCGCCAGACTGATCATCGCCGATTTCCTGAAATATGCCCAGGGGCCTGTCAAAAACAGACTGATGGTTACCATTCCCCTGTTTGCTGCAGGCTTTGTCATTACTCAGATTGACTTTGCCATTATCTGGCGGTACATGGCCTGGTCGAATCAGACACTGGCAACCATTGTATTATGGGCAATAACCATTTACCTTGTGAATGAGAAAAAAGCCTTTATAGTTACACTGATCCCTGCTGTTTTTATGACAGCGGTAATTTCTGTCTATATTCTTGTAGCTCCTGAAGGCCTGCAGTTGCCGCTGAATACAGGGCTCGTTACAGGATTTTTGTTTACCTTCCTGGTACTGGCCTGGTTTCTGATGTATATTCGCAGAAATTCAGTGCCGGGCATGACGGCGGCGGTGGAAATAGTCAGGCCGGGCATCCGTAAAGATCAATGA
- the trmD gene encoding tRNA (guanosine(37)-N1)-methyltransferase TrmD, whose product MRIDILTIFPEMFQGPFTESIIKRAVSKGLAEIHLHNIRDYATNKHRNVDDYVYGGSAGMVMMVQPIADCIDKLKSERDYDEVIFLTPDGEMLNQHLANRLSLKGNLIFLCGHYKGIDERIREHYITLEVSIGDYVLSGGELAAAVLADSIIRLIPGVLSDETSALSDSFQDGLLSPPVYTRPADYKGWKVPEVLLSGNEKEIVHWNYLKSLERTRQRRPGLLGESEDH is encoded by the coding sequence ATGCGCATCGACATCCTCACCATATTCCCCGAAATGTTTCAGGGCCCGTTCACTGAATCCATTATCAAGCGGGCTGTTTCAAAGGGGCTGGCTGAAATACACCTGCACAACATCCGCGATTACGCCACCAACAAGCACCGCAATGTTGACGACTATGTTTACGGAGGCAGTGCCGGTATGGTCATGATGGTGCAACCCATCGCGGATTGCATTGACAAACTGAAATCAGAAAGGGATTATGATGAGGTAATCTTTCTGACACCCGATGGAGAGATGCTGAACCAACACCTGGCCAACCGGCTGAGTCTTAAAGGAAACCTGATTTTTCTCTGCGGGCATTACAAGGGCATTGACGAACGGATCAGGGAGCACTACATCACCCTTGAGGTTTCGATCGGTGACTATGTGTTATCGGGTGGAGAACTGGCGGCGGCAGTATTGGCCGACAGCATCATCAGACTGATACCAGGGGTATTGAGCGATGAAACCTCTGCCCTTTCCGACTCATTCCAGGATGGCCTGCTCAGCCCTCCCGTATATACCCGTCCGGCCGACTACAAAGGCTGGAAAGTGCCGGAGGTTCTGCTCTCTGGCAATGAAAAAGAGATTGTTCACTGGAATTATTTAAAGTCACTGGAACGCACCAGGCAAAGAAGGCCCGGTCTGCTCGGGGAATCAGAAGATCATTGA
- a CDS encoding bile acid:sodium symporter family protein, which yields MRLVSVKFPKAGIDWFTPALLLMILFGWLFPGPGLKTGMFSIKQLAGYGISVIFFLYGLRLSLGQLVKCAAHWKLHLVIQSVTFIIFPLLILIFRKFFADGEYGEIWLGVFFLAALPSTVSSAVVMVSLAGGNIPGAVFNATFSSIAGILITPLWMGLFIQGSGGTGLEILPVFTRLAYQILFPLAAGVALHPWLGDLAIRKKDFTRYFDQSVILAIVYSSFSASFSSGVFSGIGLPVILLLMLALLGLFALVNLLITIFVRRAGLPREDLIAALFCGSTKSLMHGSVMAKVLFSNVASAGLLLLPVLMYHAMQLALTGMMSQRFAAGKSKHG from the coding sequence ATGAGGTTGGTTTCTGTGAAATTTCCCAAGGCCGGCATTGACTGGTTCACGCCGGCGTTGCTGCTGATGATTCTGTTTGGCTGGCTATTCCCGGGGCCGGGTTTGAAAACCGGTATGTTTTCCATCAAACAACTGGCCGGGTATGGAATTTCAGTTATCTTTTTTCTTTACGGACTGAGATTAAGCCTCGGCCAGCTGGTAAAATGTGCGGCTCACTGGAAACTGCATCTGGTGATACAATCGGTTACTTTTATCATCTTCCCCCTGCTTATTTTGATTTTCAGAAAGTTTTTCGCAGATGGCGAATACGGGGAGATCTGGCTGGGGGTGTTTTTTCTGGCAGCCCTGCCATCAACGGTATCTTCGGCGGTGGTTATGGTTTCGCTGGCCGGCGGAAATATTCCGGGGGCTGTTTTCAATGCGACATTTTCGAGTATAGCGGGAATTTTGATTACCCCTTTGTGGATGGGCCTGTTTATTCAGGGGTCAGGCGGCACAGGGTTGGAAATTCTTCCGGTATTTACCCGCCTGGCTTATCAGATTCTGTTCCCTCTGGCTGCCGGAGTTGCCCTTCATCCATGGCTGGGTGATCTCGCTATAAGAAAAAAGGATTTTACCCGCTATTTTGATCAGAGTGTCATTCTTGCCATTGTCTATTCTTCATTCAGCGCTTCTTTCAGCAGCGGGGTGTTCAGTGGAATAGGCCTGCCGGTTATTTTATTACTGATGCTTGCCCTGCTGGGGCTCTTTGCACTGGTCAACCTGCTGATCACCATATTTGTGCGGCGGGCAGGTCTGCCGCGCGAAGATCTGATAGCCGCCTTATTCTGTGGATCCACTAAATCGCTGATGCATGGCAGCGTTATGGCGAAGGTGCTTTTCAGCAATGTGGCTTCCGCTGGCTTGCTGCTGTTGCCGGTGCTGATGTATCATGCCATGCAGCTGGCATTAACCGGTATGATGTCGCAGCGGTTTGCAGCCGGAAAAAGTAAGCATGGTTAA
- a CDS encoding YhdH/YhfP family quinone oxidoreductase encodes MTAPHISRDTYFMALVTEQNEDGSYSSSVKIKNISELPGHDLLIRVIYSGLNYKDALSATGHKGITRRYPHTPGIDAAGIVVEPGNSEFTAGQEVIVMGYDLGMNTDGGFAEYIRVPASWVVRKPDNLSLKECMIIGTSGFTAASAVYEFINHGIVPGDGKVLVTGASGAVGSMAVAMLAIAGYEVVASSGKPEFASMLKEAGATEIIGREAINDNSGKGLLPPRWVAALDTVGGNTLSTVLLSTAERGIVANCGMIASARLDVPIFPFILRAVRLIGIASAETPMKRRLEIWNLISQKLKPDNPGKLSRSISLEEIPEELNLMLKGRQSGKIVVKIG; translated from the coding sequence ATGACAGCACCGCATATTTCCCGGGACACATATTTCATGGCTTTGGTAACGGAACAAAATGAGGACGGCAGTTACAGTTCCTCCGTTAAGATTAAAAACATCTCTGAACTGCCAGGGCATGATCTGCTGATCAGGGTAATCTATTCGGGCCTGAACTACAAGGATGCGCTGTCGGCAACGGGTCACAAAGGCATTACGCGTCGCTACCCGCATACCCCGGGCATTGATGCTGCCGGCATTGTTGTTGAACCGGGCAACAGTGAATTTACAGCCGGACAGGAAGTGATTGTAATGGGATATGATCTCGGCATGAATACCGACGGCGGGTTTGCGGAATACATCAGGGTTCCTGCTTCGTGGGTGGTAAGAAAACCGGACAATCTGAGCCTGAAAGAATGCATGATCATCGGAACTTCAGGGTTTACAGCCGCCAGCGCTGTTTATGAATTTATAAATCACGGGATAGTTCCCGGTGACGGAAAAGTTCTGGTGACCGGAGCCAGCGGTGCGGTCGGGTCTATGGCGGTTGCCATGCTGGCTATAGCAGGTTATGAAGTGGTGGCTTCGTCCGGTAAACCGGAGTTTGCCAGTATGCTGAAGGAAGCAGGAGCAACGGAAATCATCGGAAGAGAAGCCATCAACGATAACTCAGGCAAAGGACTGCTTCCTCCACGCTGGGTTGCCGCACTGGATACTGTAGGGGGAAATACCCTGTCCACCGTGCTGCTCTCTACCGCCGAAAGGGGCATTGTAGCCAACTGTGGCATGATCGCATCCGCAAGGCTGGATGTTCCCATATTCCCGTTCATTCTCAGGGCCGTGCGCCTGATCGGAATTGCATCGGCAGAGACCCCTATGAAGAGAAGACTCGAAATCTGGAACCTGATCAGTCAGAAACTGAAACCTGACAATCCTGGTAAACTCAGCAGATCCATAAGTCTAGAGGAAATCCCGGAAGAACTTAATCTTATGCTGAAAGGCAGGCAATCAGGCAAGATCGTAGTGAAGATCGGCTAA
- a CDS encoding succinate CoA transferase translates to MALRFMTAEEAADLISHDDVVGFSGFTPAGSVKSIPVAIGEKAKAAHAQGKPFKIGVITGASTGDSLDGSLARAEAVKFRTPYQSNADLRNLINAGKADYFDSHLSTVGQTIRYGFLGKMNWGIIEACDVTEQGEIVLTTGVGISPTICQYADRLLIELNSYHPKRLRGMHDLLVVADPPHRREIPIYRASDRAGAEVIKVDPGKIAGVVLTNHADEVGGFAGSDEVTNRIGMNVADFLSNELRKGRIPSSFLPLQSGVGNIANAVLAALGEHKGIPDFEMYTEVIQDSVIQLMETGRIKFASGCSLTVSQEMLSHVYDNLDFFHERIVLRPQEISNSPEVARRLGIVSMNTALEVDLFGNVNSTNVMGRKMMNGIGGSGDFTRNAYISIFSCPSVAKGGKISAFVPMVSHTDHSEHSVQVIITEQGIADLRSKSPKAKMEAIIENCVHPDYREALRDYANLAGDTHTPCTLSAAFGMHMEFERSGDMRNINWGDCFRR, encoded by the coding sequence ATGGCATTAAGATTTATGACGGCTGAGGAAGCCGCGGATTTGATCAGTCATGATGATGTAGTGGGCTTCAGTGGATTTACGCCGGCCGGTTCAGTTAAATCCATTCCCGTGGCCATAGGTGAGAAGGCAAAGGCAGCCCATGCGCAGGGGAAACCTTTCAAAATCGGGGTAATTACCGGTGCATCCACCGGTGACTCTCTGGATGGGTCACTTGCCAGGGCAGAAGCGGTAAAATTCCGTACACCTTATCAGTCGAACGCTGACCTCAGGAATCTGATCAATGCCGGGAAAGCCGATTATTTTGATTCCCATTTGTCCACGGTTGGCCAGACGATCCGTTATGGTTTTCTGGGTAAGATGAACTGGGGGATTATTGAAGCCTGTGATGTTACTGAGCAGGGCGAGATTGTGCTGACAACCGGGGTGGGAATATCACCAACCATTTGTCAGTATGCCGATCGTCTCCTGATTGAGCTGAACTCATATCATCCCAAACGCCTGCGCGGCATGCACGATCTTCTGGTAGTTGCGGATCCGCCTCACCGCAGGGAAATTCCCATATACCGGGCTTCCGACAGGGCCGGAGCGGAAGTGATAAAGGTTGATCCCGGGAAGATCGCGGGGGTGGTGCTAACCAACCATGCGGATGAAGTTGGTGGCTTTGCCGGCAGCGATGAAGTTACCAACCGTATTGGTATGAATGTGGCCGATTTCCTTTCGAATGAACTCAGGAAGGGCCGTATTCCTTCATCATTTCTTCCCTTGCAGTCGGGAGTGGGAAATATCGCCAATGCCGTTCTCGCCGCTTTGGGCGAGCACAAAGGAATTCCTGATTTTGAAATGTACACCGAAGTGATTCAGGACAGTGTAATCCAGCTTATGGAAACAGGGAGGATTAAGTTTGCCTCCGGCTGCTCTCTTACGGTATCGCAGGAAATGCTTTCTCATGTCTATGATAACCTTGATTTCTTTCATGAACGCATAGTGCTCAGGCCTCAGGAGATTTCGAACAGCCCGGAGGTGGCCCGCAGGCTGGGGATAGTGTCGATGAATACGGCCCTGGAGGTGGATTTGTTTGGCAATGTGAACAGCACCAATGTCATGGGCCGCAAAATGATGAATGGCATCGGCGGTTCAGGCGATTTTACCCGCAATGCCTATATCTCCATTTTCAGTTGTCCATCCGTTGCCAAAGGCGGAAAGATCAGCGCATTTGTACCGATGGTTTCCCACACGGATCACAGCGAACACTCGGTTCAGGTAATCATTACCGAACAAGGGATTGCCGATCTCCGTTCGAAATCGCCCAAAGCCAAGATGGAAGCCATTATCGAAAACTGTGTACATCCGGATTACCGGGAAGCCCTGCGCGATTATGCCAACCTTGCCGGGGATACCCATACCCCTTGTACGCTTTCGGCTGCATTTGGCATGCATATGGAGTTTGAGCGGTCGGGTGATATGCGGAACATCAACTGGGGCGATTGCTTCAGGAGGTAA
- a CDS encoding YrhA family protein, giving the protein MRAKNTRETITRASALPFAETYKPCDTDQLEKFIDRLITSGHGWSDEITDFLTISNGFFYNGIYVYSLGSDETPDFMDMITANLQWDIADRLPGCVMFGRSDEEVYVYNQPENKFQILDLTGWDEYYAFDTMNELLEFVISERI; this is encoded by the coding sequence ATGAGAGCCAAAAATACCAGAGAAACGATCACCAGGGCATCGGCCCTTCCCTTTGCTGAAACATACAAGCCCTGCGATACAGACCAGCTTGAAAAATTTATTGACCGATTGATTACCTCCGGACATGGATGGAGTGATGAAATCACAGATTTCCTCACGATCTCCAACGGATTCTTCTACAATGGAATTTACGTTTATTCACTTGGTTCGGACGAAACCCCCGATTTCATGGATATGATTACTGCCAACCTGCAATGGGATATCGCAGACAGGCTGCCGGGATGCGTTATGTTCGGACGTTCAGATGAAGAAGTTTATGTTTACAATCAGCCGGAAAACAAATTTCAGATCCTTGATCTTACAGGCTGGGATGAATACTATGCTTTCGATACCATGAATGAACTGCTGGAATTTGTTATTTCGGAAAGGATCTGA
- a CDS encoding mechanosensitive ion channel family protein, with protein MELKEFLNLDIVNIGKYSVNAFDLIISSLIVIVTIILLQLIRKFFNSRVKAGKIDKGSAFSIYSIIKYLIWIIAILAILESLGVNLNLMLAGSAALLVGLGFGIQQIFNDLVSGIILLFEGNLKVGDVIQLENNIVGKVKVIGLRTSKIKTRDDIIMIVPNSKFINDRVINWSHEQGSTRFLVEVGVAYGSDTQLVTRLLLDCAKEIPEIDLAPEPFVRFNDFGDSALIFQLLFWTKEAFRSENIRSKIRYAIDRKFRENNITIPFPQRDVHMISEKK; from the coding sequence ATGGAACTGAAAGAATTTTTAAACCTTGATATTGTCAATATCGGGAAGTATTCTGTCAATGCCTTCGACCTGATTATCAGCAGCCTGATTGTTATCGTCACCATCATCCTGCTGCAGTTGATCAGGAAATTTTTCAACAGCAGGGTAAAGGCCGGCAAAATTGACAAGGGAAGTGCATTCTCCATATACAGTATCATTAAATACCTGATCTGGATCATTGCTATACTTGCTATCCTGGAATCGCTGGGTGTAAACCTGAACCTTATGCTGGCCGGTTCAGCCGCACTATTGGTAGGTCTGGGGTTTGGTATACAGCAGATATTCAATGATCTGGTATCCGGCATTATTCTTCTTTTCGAAGGCAATCTGAAAGTTGGCGATGTAATTCAACTCGAAAACAATATTGTCGGCAAGGTCAAGGTGATCGGACTTAGGACCTCGAAAATCAAAACGCGCGACGACATCATCATGATCGTTCCAAACTCGAAATTTATCAACGACCGAGTAATCAACTGGAGTCATGAACAGGGTTCTACAAGGTTCCTGGTTGAGGTCGGCGTTGCATATGGATCCGATACGCAGCTGGTAACCCGTTTATTGCTGGACTGCGCCAAAGAGATCCCTGAAATTGACCTGGCTCCGGAGCCCTTTGTCAGATTCAACGATTTCGGGGATTCCGCGTTGATTTTTCAATTGCTCTTCTGGACAAAAGAAGCTTTCCGGAGTGAAAATATCCGGAGCAAAATCAGGTATGCGATTGACCGAAAATTCAGGGAAAACAACATCACCATCCCATTCCCGCAGAGGGACGTGCATATGATTTCCGAAAAAAAATAA
- a CDS encoding PAS domain-containing sensor histidine kinase, whose protein sequence is MSEEDIPLNPDTFYAPAGRSDDKAIQQSHRALAADVQLSMITEAMPDVALILDGNRQVVYANHALVNMISVNDEHDVIGLRAGEIFHCINLAAAASGCGTSKACRMCGAVNAIMDCQQSGTVVTRECRITTISGEDGQQHSLDLEVKASPFRYNNEQYIMLGIKDISDKKRRLMLERMFFHDILNTAAGLNGLLMALENPQDEEEYKSAIIWAKKAGNELVEELMSQRALMSAESGDLELNITRCSPVQLLNDVATYLSYHQIALDKRIFIDPFSHSAWFESDPQLIKRVLINLMKNALEASPAGSVIKTGAKLIDKYIRFWVNNPGEIPEEVKLQIFQRSFSTKGANRGIGTYSIKILTTNYLKGKVYFESDHETGTTFWIEIPVSLSQH, encoded by the coding sequence ATGAGTGAAGAAGATATTCCGTTGAATCCTGATACTTTTTATGCACCGGCCGGCAGGTCAGACGACAAGGCTATTCAGCAAAGCCATCGTGCCCTGGCAGCGGATGTTCAGTTGAGCATGATCACAGAGGCCATGCCCGATGTGGCTTTAATTCTCGACGGCAACAGGCAGGTGGTTTATGCGAATCATGCGCTGGTAAATATGATCAGTGTAAACGACGAGCATGATGTAATCGGGCTGCGGGCCGGAGAGATTTTTCATTGCATCAATCTTGCCGCTGCAGCCAGTGGTTGCGGAACTTCAAAGGCATGCAGGATGTGCGGGGCAGTAAATGCCATTATGGATTGCCAGCAATCCGGTACAGTTGTTACCCGTGAATGCAGGATTACAACCATTAGCGGGGAGGATGGTCAGCAGCATTCGCTCGACCTTGAGGTGAAAGCCAGTCCTTTCCGCTACAACAATGAGCAATATATTATGCTGGGCATTAAAGATATCAGCGATAAAAAGCGAAGGCTGATGCTGGAGCGTATGTTTTTTCATGATATCCTCAATACCGCGGCAGGGTTGAACGGATTGCTGATGGCCCTTGAAAATCCTCAGGATGAGGAAGAGTATAAGTCCGCGATAATATGGGCGAAGAAAGCAGGTAATGAGCTTGTGGAAGAATTGATGTCGCAGCGTGCCCTGATGTCGGCCGAAAGTGGTGACCTTGAGCTGAATATCACAAGATGTTCACCTGTACAGCTACTGAATGATGTGGCAACCTACCTGTCATATCACCAGATTGCTTTGGATAAAAGGATATTTATTGATCCCTTTTCTCATTCTGCCTGGTTTGAAAGCGATCCTCAGCTGATCAAACGTGTGCTGATCAACCTGATGAAAAATGCCCTCGAAGCCTCTCCGGCAGGTTCTGTGATCAAAACCGGGGCTAAACTGATTGACAAATACATCCGTTTCTGGGTAAATAATCCGGGCGAAATACCGGAGGAGGTTAAACTGCAGATTTTTCAGCGTTCATTTTCAACAAAAGGGGCCAATCGGGGCATAGGTACCTATTCCATCAAGATACTTACCACGAATTATCTGAAAGGGAAGGTGTATTTCGAAAGTGACCACGAAACCGGAACTACCTTCTGGATTGAGATTCCTGTAAGTCTTTCGCAGCATTGA